A single region of the Lotus japonicus ecotype B-129 chromosome 4, LjGifu_v1.2 genome encodes:
- the LOC130711913 gene encoding protein root UVB sensitive 6, translating to MAPNPYPMNPMNLNLNSNKSPSSTATTTIPPSSQEILVRETLRISANLASPLLEPTTRLICCEEIDGRRWDYLAETDSSGQFKKNSFRSLTLQTPQPPIDGLISFVRSYVVPEGFPDSVTPSYVPYMTWRALKHFFGGAMGVFTTQTLLTSVGVSRNTATPGAVAINWILKDGAGRVGKMLFARQGKKFDYDLKQLRFAGDLLMELGAGVELATAAVPHLFLPLACAANVAKNVAAVTSTSTRTPIYKAFAKGENIGDVTAKGECVGNIADLLGTGLSIWISKRNPSLVTTFSLLSCGYILSSYREVKSVVLHTLNSARFSVAVEAFLKTGRVPTLQEGNMNENIFSFPWKDRPVVLGSRIKEAFRDPSAYVAIEPLFDKERYIVTYDPSKYKVYAVLKAQAKSDDILKAAFHAHVLLSFIKSSNENKVSSQKQREDLNSNVMLTVADLEACIADSCKVVANSYGLFKNKAKEQGWAMSESLLNPGRARLCQLDNR from the exons ATGGCTCCCAATCCTTATCCCATGAATCCCATGAATCTGAATCTCAATTCCAACAAGTCACCCTCCTCCacggccaccaccaccataccaCCATCCTCTCAGGAGATTCTCGTCCGCGAAACGCTGCGTATCAGCGCCAATTTGGCCTCCCCGCTCCTCGAACCCACCACCAGGTTGATTTGCTGCGAGGAAATCGACGGCCGCCGCTGGGACTATCTCGCTGAGACTGATTCCTCCGGCCAATTCAAGAAGAATTCATTTCGCTCTCTCACCTTGCAAACCCCTCAACCTCCAATCgat GGACTGATTTCATTCGTGAGATCCTATGTTGTTCCTGAAGGTTTCCCTGACAGTGTTACCCCTTCGTACGTGCCGTACATGACATGGAGGGCATTAAAACACTTCTTCGGTGGAGCAATGGGCGTTTTCACTACTCAAACCCTTTTGACTTCAGTTGGCGTCTCTAGAAACACAGCCACTCCTGGTGCTGTAGCTATCAACTGGATTCTCAAGGATGGTGCTGGTCGTGTGGGAAAGATGCTTTTTGCACGCCAAGGAAAAAAATTTGATTATGATCTCAAACAG CTGCGCTTTGCAGGTGATCTTCTCATGGAGCTGGGTGCCGGAGTGGAACTGGCAACTGCTGCAGTGCCACATCTATTTCTTCCTTTGGCTTGTGCTGCTAATGTAGCAAAG AATGTTGCTGCTGTCACATCAACATCCACTCGGACACCAATTTACAAAGCCTTTGCTAAAGGAGAAAACATAGGGGATGTCACTGCAAAAGGAGAATGTGTTGGCAATATAGCGGACCTG TTAGGAACTGGTTTGAGCATATGGATTTCCAAAAGGAATCCGTCGCTTGTCACCACGTTTTCCCTCCTTTCATGTGGATATATCCTTAGTTCTTATAGAGAG GTAAAGTCTGTGGTTTTGCATACACTTAACTCAGCAAGATTCAGTGTGGCAGTAGAGGCCTTCCTGAAGACAG GACGAGTTCCCACTTTGCAGGAGGGCAATATGAATGAGAATATATTCAGTTTTCCCTGGAAAGATAGGCCTGTTGTTCTAG GATCAAGAATCAAGGAGGCATTCCGAGACCCTAGTGCATATGTTGCCATAGAGCCCCTGTTCGAT AAGGAGAGGTATATTGTGACATATGACCCTTCAAAATATAAGGTCTATGCTGTGCTGAAGGCTCAGGCGAAGTCAGACGATATTCTAAAAGCAGCATTCCAC GCTCACGTGCTCTTGAGTTTCATAAAATCATCGaatgaaaataaggtctcatcTCAGAAGCAAAGGGAGGATCTTAACTCAAATGTGATGCTCACAGTTGCTGATCTTGAGGCTTGTATTGCTGATTCTTGCAAGGTCGTGGCAAATTCTTATGGGCTTTTCAAGAATAAAGCTAAGGAGCAG GGTTGGGCTATGTCAGAATCACTTTTAAATCCTGGTCGAGCTAGGCTGTGTCAACTTGATAATAGATGA